A window of the Arachis duranensis cultivar V14167 chromosome 5, aradu.V14167.gnm2.J7QH, whole genome shotgun sequence genome harbors these coding sequences:
- the LOC107488390 gene encoding LOW QUALITY PROTEIN: magnesium-chelatase subunit ChlD, chloroplastic (The sequence of the model RefSeq protein was modified relative to this genomic sequence to represent the inferred CDS: deleted 1 base in 1 codon) gives MGFALSLTLAAPTFSNVPTLQSRSPLFCAMRFGSNNSRIQRIRSESQNGAVVAAESEIPESSNYGRHYFPLAAVVGQDAIKTALLLGAIDPAIGGIAISGRRGTAKTVMARGLHAVLPPIEVVLGSIANADPSSPQEWEDGLDQRVEYDSDGNVKTRIVKSPFVQIPLGVTEDRLIGSVDVEESVKTGTTVFQPGLLAEAHRGVLYVDEINLLDEGISNLLLNVLTEGVNIVEREGISFKHPCRPLLIATYNPEEGAVREHLLDRVAINLSADLPMSFEERVAAVGIATEFQEKSSQVFKMVEEETDSAKTQIILAREYLKDVSISREQLKYLVFEALRGGCQGHRAELYAARVAKCLAALEGRDKVYVDDLKKAVELVILPRSIVSENPPEQQNQQPPPPPPPPQNQEGDEQNEEEEQEDENDKENEQQQEQLPEEFIFDAEGGLVDEKLLFFAQQAQRRRGRAGRAKNVIFSEDRGRYIKPMLPKGPVKRLAVDATLRAAAPYQKLRRAKDSESRRKVFVEKTDMRAKRMARKAGALVIFVVDASGSMALNRMQNAKGAALKLLAESYTSRDQVSIIPFRGDAAEVLLPPSRSIAMARKRLERLPCGGGSPLAHGLTTAVRVGLNAEKSGDVGRVMIVAITDGRANISLKRSTDPEAAAASDSPKPSAQDLKVRNEDMTNNFNFLFYLSCLSLKEFCWFHLVFSTGFAKEIARVAQGKYYYLPNASDAVISSATKDALSALKNS, from the exons ATGGGTTTCGCACTGTCATTGACTCTAGCAGCTCCAACCTTCTCGAACGTTCCTACTCTTCAATCTCGCTCTCCTCTCTTTTGCGCTATGAGATTCGGTTCAAATAATTCGCGCATTCAGAGGATCCGTTCTGAATCCCAAAATGGAGCTGTTGTCGCTGCAGAGAGTGAAATTCCAGAGTCTTCTAATTACGGAAGACACTACTTCCCACTCGCCGCCGTTGTTGGCCAAGATGCTATCAAAACTGCTCTATTGCTTGGCGCCATTGACCCTGCCATTGGTGGAATTGCCATTTCTGGTAGGCGTGGAACCGCCAAAACTGTCATGGCACGTGGATTGCACGCGGTCCTCCCACCTATTGAAGTTGTCCTTGGTTCCATTGCAAATGCTGATCCATCTTCCCCTCAAGA GTGGGAAGATGGTCTTGACCAGCGCGTGGAATATGATTCCGATGGAAATGTTAAAACTCGTATTGTAAAGTCTCCCTTTGTGCAG ATTCCTCTTGGAGTCACAGAGGACAGACTCATTGGATCGGTTGATGTTGAGGAGTCTGTGAAAACAGGCACAACTGTTTTCCAGCCTGGCCTACTTGCGGAAGCTCATAGAGGTGTTTTATATGTTGATGAGATCAATCTTTTGGATGAGGGTATTAGTAATTTGCTCCTTAATGTACTGACTGAAGGAGTCAATATTGTTGAACGCGAGGGAATCAGCTTCAAGCACCCCTGCAGGCCCCTCTTGATTGCTACCTACAATCCAGAAGAGGGTGCTGTTCGTGAACATCTATTAGATCGTGTAGCAATTAATTTGAG CGCAGATCTTCCAATGAGTTTTGAAGAACGCGTTGCTGCTGTTGGAATTGCTACAGAATTTCAGGAAAAGAGTAGCCAAGTGTTTAAAATGGTCGAAGAGGAAACAGACAGTGCAAAAACTCAG ATCATCTTGGCTAGAGAGTATCTAAAGGATGTTTCCATTAGCAGAGAACAATTGAAGTACCTGGTTTTTGAAGCTTTACGAGGTGGTTGTCAG GGGCACAGAGCTGAGCTATATGCTGCTCGTGTTGCAAAGTGCTTAGCTGCTCTGGAGGGACGTGATAAGGTTTATGTGGATGACCTGAAAAAAGCT GTAGAACTGGTTATTCTTCCCCGGTCAATTGTTAGTGAGAACCCACCAGAGCAGCAAAATCAGCAGCCTCCCCCTCCACCTCCACCTCCCCAAAACCAAGAAGGCGATGAacagaatgaagaagaagaacaagag GATGAAAATGATAAAGAGAATGAGCAGCAGCAAGAGCAATTACCTGAAGAGTTTATCTTTGATGCTGAAGGTGGCTTGGTAGATGAGAAACTTCTCTTCTTTGCCCAACAAGCTCAGAGACGCCGTGGGAGGGCTGGAAGGGCAAAGAATGTCATATTTTCAGAGGATAGAGGCCGGTACATCAAGCCAATGCTTCCAAAG GGCCCTGTAAAGAGATTAGCAGTTGATGCAACCCTTAGAGCTGCTGCACCTTACCAAAAGTTGCGGAGGGCAAAAGACTCTGAAAGTCGTAGAAAAGTATTTGTTGAGAAAACTGACATGAGGGCGAAGAGAATGGCACGAAAAGCTGGAGCTTTG GTGATATTTGTAGTTGACGCAAGTGGAAGCATGGCATTGAACAGGATGCAGAATGCGAAAGGTGCAGCACTTAAACTTCTAGCTGAAAGTTATACAAGCAGGGATCAG GTATCTATAATTCCCTTCCGTGGAGATGCAGCTGAAGTTCTCTTGCCACCTTCGAGATCAATTGCAATGGCAAGGAAAAGGCTTGAAAGGCTTCCATGTGGTGGAGGTTCACCTCTTGCCCATGGTCTTACCACG GCTGTTAGGGTTGGATTGAATGCTGAAAAAAGTGGTGATGTTGGGCGTGTGATGATTGTTGCAATCACTGATGGCAGAGCAAACATATCCCTAAAAAGATCAACTGACCCGGAAGCTGCTGCTGCCTCTGATTCCCCCAAACCTTCAGCTCAAGATTTGAAGGTACGGAATGAGGATATGACCAACAATTTCAACTTCCTATTTTACCTTTCTTGCTTGTCCCTAAAAGAATTCTGTTGGTTCCACCTTGTTT TCTCAACGGGTTTCGCCAAGGAAATTGCTAGAGTTGCCCAAG GGAAGTATTATTATTTGCCAAATGCTTCAGACGCTGTTATCTCATCGGCAACAAAGGATGCTTTATCAGCGTTGAAGAATTCATGA